One segment of Anastrepha obliqua isolate idAnaObli1 chromosome 3, idAnaObli1_1.0, whole genome shotgun sequence DNA contains the following:
- the LOC129242012 gene encoding putative lysozyme-like protein — protein sequence MAVIVFDSSNHHHYHNSKIAQRWKQLKQHILNQQQHRAAQRDEPPQQQQQQPLQPQTVSQSQQQPQKANLQQQQLLPKVKTQQALEQVAAQQYQQQQQQSKQSPLTTCVVTAVAATAVTTSVISTFNPVNPTTATITTAARVFSRYDSIEELHQRTSRSGSAIGIVPVVAAQGAQGARGSIVAATGVGVGSSAVIGSGVGTGGLYATAGARNVPVAGSGNGIGVRIAGSRSGSIGAGLDDHRTVLSPSGTGTVSATNQQLSRGSVNGYTTAAAAAVGGGGVSGGIGIGGSGSGSSGGTQLIGGATSTLEQEQHKAPYWV from the exons CCAAAATAGCGCAACGTTGGAAACAGCTCAAGCAGCATATACTCAACCAGCAGCAACATAGGGCGGCGCAACGTGACGAGCCgccgcagcagcaacaacaacagccgctGCAGCCGCAAACAGTATCGCAATCACAACAACAACCGCAGAAAGCGAatctgcaacaacagcaattgcTGCCAAAGGTCAAGACGCAGCAGGCCCTAGAGCAAGTAGCCGctcagcaataccagcaacagcaacagcagtcaAAGCAGTCACCACTGACAACGTGCGTGGTGACTGCAGTTGCAGCTACAGCTGTAACAACAAGCGTCATATCGACATTTAATCCCGTTAACCCCACGACAGCAACAATTACAACGGCGGCCAGAGTCTTTTCCCGTTACGATAGCATCGAGGAGCTGCATCAGCGTACCAGCAGAAGTGGAAGCGCAATTGGAATAGTGCCAGTGGTTGCGGCGCAGGGCGCCCAAGGTGCACGTGGTAGTATAGTAGCCGCAACTGGAGTGGGAGTGGGATCCAGCGCTGTAATTGGCAGTGGAGTTGGCACAGGAGGTTTGTATGCAACCGCAGGTGCGCGTAATGTACCAGTAGCAGGTAGCGGTAATGGCATTGGTGTGCGTATAGCAGGTTCGCGGAGTGGTAGTATAGGAGCTGGTTTAGATGATCATCGGACAGTGTTAAGTCCCAGTGGTACAGGAACAGTATCGGCGACTAATCAGCAATTAAGCAGGGGTAGTGTGAATGGCTATAcaacggcagcagcagcagcagttggTGGCGGAGGTGTTAGTGGTGGCATTGGCATTGGTGGAAGTGGCAGTGGGAGCAGCGGCGGTACACAATTGATAGGCGGTGCTACGTCGACG CTGGAACAGGAACAGCACAAGGCGCCATATTGGGTGTGA